From Variovorax sp. J2L1-78, the proteins below share one genomic window:
- the urtD gene encoding urea ABC transporter ATP-binding protein UrtD, which translates to MTPDLMEAGAQRAAKAAGYAYTPETESGGRAAGFGRHATPGEVDVTHGRILYLEDVCVSFDGFKAINKLSLDIAPGELRCIIGPNGAGKTTMMDIITGKTRPDSGTVFFGSTIDLLRHKEADIAQLGIGRKFQKPTVFEQLTVFENLELALKTDKGVKRSMLFKLDSAQSDRLAEIIETIHLADSVSRTAGNLSHGQKQWLEIGMLLMQDPKLLLLDEPVAGMTDEETARTAELFLTLKGKHSLMVVEHDMSFIRTISEIVTVLCDGSVLAQGTLDEVQADERVIEVYLGR; encoded by the coding sequence ATGACGCCCGATCTGATGGAAGCCGGCGCCCAGCGCGCCGCCAAGGCGGCGGGGTACGCCTACACCCCCGAGACCGAATCCGGTGGCCGCGCCGCAGGCTTCGGCCGGCATGCGACGCCGGGCGAGGTCGACGTGACGCACGGCCGCATCCTTTACCTCGAGGACGTGTGCGTGAGCTTCGACGGCTTCAAGGCGATCAACAAGCTGAGCCTGGACATCGCGCCCGGCGAGCTGCGCTGCATCATCGGCCCGAACGGCGCCGGCAAGACCACGATGATGGACATCATCACCGGCAAGACACGGCCCGACTCGGGCACCGTGTTCTTCGGCAGCACCATCGACCTGCTGCGCCACAAGGAAGCCGACATCGCCCAACTGGGCATCGGCCGCAAGTTCCAGAAGCCGACGGTGTTCGAGCAGCTCACGGTGTTCGAGAACCTCGAACTCGCGCTGAAGACCGACAAGGGCGTGAAGCGCTCGATGCTGTTCAAGCTCGACTCCGCGCAGAGCGATCGGCTGGCCGAGATCATCGAGACCATCCACCTGGCCGACAGCGTGTCGCGCACGGCAGGCAACCTGAGCCACGGCCAGAAGCAGTGGCTGGAGATCGGCATGCTGCTGATGCAGGACCCGAAGCTGCTGCTGCTCGACGAGCCTGTGGCCGGCATGACCGACGAGGAAACGGCGCGCACGGCGGAGCTCTTCCTCACGCTGAAGGGCAAGCACTCGCTGATGGTGGTGGAGCATGACATGAGCTTCATTCGCACCATCTCTGAGATCGTGACAGTGTTGTGCGATGGTTCGGTGTTGGCGCAAGGCACTTTGGATGAGGTGCAGGCGGATGAGCGCGTAATCGAGGTTTATCTTGGGCGCTGA
- the urtC gene encoding urea ABC transporter permease subunit UrtC, which translates to MSKVVLPTKGPLLSGKGWTVFFVALIVVCAVAPMLNLLVPRESMFYMSDYAVALVGKIMCYAICALAMDLIWGYTGILSLGHGMFFALGGYMMGMYLMRQIGRDGNYKSDLPDFMVFLDWKTLPWHWTFSDSFVMTLILIVAVPGLIAFVFGFFAFRSRIKGVYFSIITQAMTFAAMLLFFRNETGFGGNNGFTDFKRILGIPIATQEMRMTLFALTGATLLGFFLFSKWLIGSKFGRVLQAIRDAETRVMFSGYNPLPYKLTIWVISAIMCGVAGALYVPQVGIINPGEMSAANSIEIAVWAAVGGRATLIGPIIGAFIVNGAKSWLTVAYPEYWLYFLGALFIAVTLFLPNGIVGLVRKWRSKDKKALSDGRLEAQRALAASEGVEPSALPPIAVEPKGARA; encoded by the coding sequence ATGAGCAAAGTCGTACTTCCTACCAAGGGCCCGCTGCTCAGCGGCAAGGGCTGGACGGTTTTCTTCGTCGCGCTGATCGTGGTGTGCGCCGTCGCACCGATGCTCAACCTGCTGGTGCCGCGCGAGAGCATGTTCTACATGAGCGACTACGCGGTGGCGCTGGTCGGCAAGATCATGTGCTACGCCATCTGCGCACTGGCCATGGACCTCATCTGGGGCTACACCGGCATCCTGTCGCTCGGCCACGGCATGTTCTTCGCGCTGGGCGGCTACATGATGGGCATGTACCTCATGCGCCAGATCGGCCGCGACGGCAACTACAAGAGCGACCTGCCGGACTTCATGGTGTTCCTCGACTGGAAGACGCTGCCCTGGCACTGGACCTTCAGCGACAGCTTCGTGATGACGCTGATCCTCATCGTCGCGGTGCCCGGCCTGATCGCCTTCGTGTTCGGCTTCTTCGCCTTCCGTTCGCGCATCAAGGGCGTGTACTTCTCGATCATCACGCAGGCCATGACCTTCGCCGCGATGCTGCTGTTCTTCCGCAACGAGACGGGCTTCGGCGGCAACAACGGCTTCACCGACTTCAAGCGCATCCTGGGCATCCCGATCGCGACGCAGGAGATGCGCATGACGCTGTTCGCACTCACCGGTGCCACGCTGCTGGGCTTCTTCCTGTTCAGCAAGTGGCTCATCGGCAGCAAGTTCGGCCGCGTGCTGCAGGCCATCCGCGACGCGGAGACGCGCGTGATGTTCTCGGGCTACAACCCGCTGCCGTACAAGCTCACGATCTGGGTCATCTCCGCCATCATGTGCGGCGTGGCCGGCGCGCTGTATGTGCCGCAGGTCGGCATCATCAACCCGGGCGAGATGAGCGCGGCCAACTCGATCGAGATCGCCGTGTGGGCGGCGGTCGGCGGGCGCGCGACGCTCATCGGGCCGATCATCGGCGCCTTCATCGTCAACGGCGCGAAGAGCTGGCTGACGGTGGCGTACCCCGAGTACTGGCTGTACTTCCTGGGCGCGCTGTTCATTGCCGTCACGCTGTTCCTGCCGAACGGCATCGTCGGGCTGGTGCGCAAGTGGCGGTCGAAGGACAAGAAGGCATTGAGCGACGGCCGCCTGGAGGCCCAGCGTGCGCTGGCCGCATCGGAAGGCGTGGAGCCGAGCGCCTTGCCACCCATCGCTGTCGAGCCGAAGGGAGCCCGCGCATGA
- the urtB gene encoding urea ABC transporter permease subunit UrtB → MLRRLLHSALLAALLAATGAHALTVDEARAIASGDTEARIAALDKAVLTADEKTAAFIQAMADDAVKYTADKVFVMKDDKGYDPVTGVEAKVPDDAEDVVNNNLMRGAFDAAQAVLQLTSKDEKVRAEAAQALLKEPSESRLPAVERALAAETNPSIKAQLELVRAASMLNSADAAKRIDAAKALAERKSPDIKLLLNQRLADETDAGVKSAIVASIERIDGALVWGDRINAVFSGISLGSVLLLAALGLAITYGLMGVINMAHGELMMIGAYATYVMQGIFQRYVPESMFGLYLVAAIPVSFLAAALVGAVLERGVIRFLYGRPLETLLATWGISLMLQQMVRSLFGAQNVGVENPGWMSGGFTMLSNVTLPWNRIGIIIFAVLVLLAMGWLIGRTRLGLFVRGVTQNRPIASCMGVNTARIDTYAFALGSGIAGLAGCALSQIGNVGPDLGQSYIVDSFMVVVMGGVGQLAGTVYAAMGLGILNKFIEGWAGAVLAKIAVLVFIIIFIQKRPQGIFAMKGRSAEA, encoded by the coding sequence ATGCTCCGGCGACTCCTTCATTCCGCGCTGCTGGCTGCACTCCTCGCAGCCACGGGCGCCCATGCGCTGACGGTCGACGAGGCCCGGGCCATCGCCTCGGGCGACACCGAGGCGCGCATCGCCGCGCTCGACAAGGCGGTGCTCACGGCCGACGAGAAGACCGCGGCCTTCATCCAGGCGATGGCCGACGACGCGGTCAAGTACACCGCCGACAAGGTCTTCGTGATGAAGGACGACAAAGGCTACGACCCGGTCACCGGCGTCGAGGCGAAGGTGCCCGACGACGCCGAGGACGTCGTCAACAACAACCTGATGCGTGGCGCCTTCGACGCCGCGCAGGCCGTGCTTCAGCTGACCAGCAAGGACGAGAAGGTCCGCGCCGAGGCGGCGCAGGCGCTGCTGAAGGAGCCGAGCGAATCGCGCCTGCCGGCGGTCGAGCGCGCGCTGGCGGCCGAGACCAACCCGTCGATCAAGGCCCAGCTCGAACTGGTACGCGCTGCCTCGATGCTCAACAGCGCCGACGCCGCCAAGCGCATCGACGCCGCGAAGGCGCTGGCCGAGCGCAAGAGCCCCGACATCAAGCTGCTGCTGAACCAGCGGCTGGCCGACGAGACCGATGCGGGCGTGAAGAGCGCCATCGTCGCTTCCATCGAGCGCATCGACGGCGCGCTGGTCTGGGGTGACCGCATCAATGCGGTCTTCAGCGGCATCAGCCTGGGTTCGGTGCTGCTGCTGGCCGCGCTGGGCCTGGCCATCACCTACGGGCTGATGGGCGTGATCAACATGGCGCATGGCGAGCTGATGATGATCGGCGCCTACGCGACCTACGTGATGCAGGGCATCTTCCAGCGCTACGTCCCGGAATCGATGTTCGGCCTGTACCTGGTCGCCGCCATCCCGGTGTCGTTCCTGGCCGCGGCGCTGGTCGGCGCGGTGCTGGAGCGCGGCGTGATCCGCTTCCTGTACGGCCGGCCGCTCGAAACGCTGCTGGCCACCTGGGGCATCAGCCTGATGCTGCAGCAGATGGTGCGATCGCTCTTCGGCGCGCAGAACGTCGGCGTGGAGAACCCCGGCTGGATGAGCGGCGGCTTCACCATGCTGAGCAACGTGACGCTGCCGTGGAACCGCATCGGCATCATCATCTTCGCGGTGCTGGTGCTGCTGGCGATGGGCTGGCTCATCGGCCGCACGCGGCTCGGCCTGTTCGTGCGCGGCGTGACGCAGAACCGGCCGATCGCCTCGTGCATGGGCGTGAACACCGCGCGCATCGACACCTACGCCTTCGCACTCGGCTCCGGCATCGCCGGCCTCGCGGGCTGCGCGCTCAGCCAGATCGGCAACGTCGGCCCCGACCTCGGCCAGAGCTACATCGTCGACTCGTTCATGGTGGTGGTGATGGGCGGCGTCGGCCAACTCGCCGGCACCGTCTACGCGGCCATGGGGCTGGGCATCCTGAACAAGTTCATCGAAGGCTGGGCCGGTGCGGTGCTCGCGAAGATCGCGGTACTCGTCTTCATCATCATCTTCATCCAGAAGCGTCCTCAAGGCATCTTCGCCATGAAGGGCCGGAGTGCCGAGGCATGA
- the urtA gene encoding urea ABC transporter substrate-binding protein, with translation MQRRFTLKALTAAVALASISAAPAFAADTIKVGVLHSLSGTMAISETVLKDTVLMAIEDINKKGGVMGKQLEPVIVDPASNWPLFAEKTKQLLGQDKVSVIFGCWTSVSRKSVLPVVEEMNGLLFYPVQYEGEELSKNVFYTGAAPNQQAIPAVDYLMSKEGGGAKRWVLLGTDYVYPRTTNKILRAYLKSKGVKESDIDEKYTPFGHSDYQTIVADIKKFSAGGKTAVVSTINGDSNVPFYKELGNAGLKAKDVPVVAFSVGEEELRGVDTKPLVGHLAAWNYFMSIKNPTNTAFIKQWSEYAKAKKIPGHMDKPLTNDPMEATWIGIHMWKQAVEKAKSTDTDKVIAAMAGQTFNAPSGIVSKMDEKNHHLHKSVFIGEIKADGQFNVVWKTPGPVKAKPWSPYIEGNDKKPDQPAGKSM, from the coding sequence ATGCAACGTCGTTTCACCCTCAAGGCGCTCACCGCCGCCGTCGCGCTGGCCAGCATCTCCGCTGCGCCGGCGTTCGCTGCCGACACCATCAAGGTCGGCGTGCTGCACTCGCTGTCCGGCACCATGGCCATCTCGGAAACGGTGTTGAAGGACACCGTGCTGATGGCCATCGAGGACATCAACAAGAAGGGCGGCGTGATGGGCAAGCAGCTCGAGCCCGTGATCGTCGACCCGGCCTCCAACTGGCCGCTGTTCGCCGAGAAGACCAAGCAGCTGCTCGGCCAGGACAAGGTCTCGGTGATCTTCGGCTGCTGGACCTCGGTGTCGCGCAAGTCGGTGCTGCCGGTGGTCGAGGAAATGAACGGCCTCTTGTTCTACCCGGTGCAGTACGAAGGTGAAGAGCTGTCGAAGAACGTGTTCTACACGGGCGCAGCGCCCAACCAGCAGGCCATCCCGGCGGTCGACTACCTGATGAGCAAGGAAGGCGGCGGCGCCAAGCGCTGGGTGCTGCTGGGCACCGACTACGTGTACCCGCGCACCACCAACAAGATCCTGCGTGCCTACCTCAAGAGCAAGGGCGTGAAGGAGTCGGACATCGACGAGAAGTACACGCCCTTCGGCCACAGCGACTACCAGACCATCGTCGCCGACATCAAGAAGTTCTCGGCCGGCGGCAAGACGGCCGTGGTGTCGACCATCAACGGCGACTCCAACGTGCCCTTCTACAAGGAACTGGGCAACGCGGGCCTGAAGGCCAAGGACGTGCCGGTCGTCGCCTTCTCCGTGGGCGAAGAGGAACTGCGCGGCGTGGATACCAAGCCGCTGGTGGGTCACCTGGCCGCATGGAACTACTTCATGTCGATCAAGAACCCGACCAACACCGCCTTCATCAAGCAGTGGAGCGAGTACGCCAAGGCCAAGAAGATCCCTGGCCACATGGACAAGCCGCTGACCAACGACCCGATGGAAGCCACCTGGATCGGCATCCACATGTGGAAGCAGGCCGTCGAGAAGGCCAAGTCGACCGACACCGACAAGGTGATCGCCGCCATGGCCGGCCAGACCTTCAACGCACCGTCGGGCATCGTCTCGAAGATGGACGAGAAGAACCACCACCTGCACAAGAGCGTGTTCATCGGCGAGATCAAGGCCGACGGCCAGTTCAACGTGGTGTGGAAGACGCCCGGCCCGGTCAAGGCCAAGCCGTGGAGCCCGTACATCGAAGGCAACGACAAGAAGCCCGACCAGCCCGCCGGCAAGTCGATGTAA
- a CDS encoding Bug family tripartite tricarboxylate transporter substrate binding protein codes for MSSSIFLRRTLLAAAVALTLPATVWAAGDATAWPNAKPITWIVGFPPGGTVDVLTRVAARKLGEKTGQSVVVENRPGASGAIALQAAAKAAPDGYTLITVPGPVLYATQPPEVGKELVAVATLAQGPMVLVSGMPNAPAQMSELIQAMKKNPAAWSYATSGNGTSQHLAGELFNVSAGTAMTHVPYKGGGQAVVDVVGAQIPLGMLGVTPVLQQIKSGKLKAYAVTTGYRIESLPDVPTMKEAGLKDYDAAQWYVVAAPKGMQAAQVQQLNTWINEVAASAELRPALVASGSIAGKGSAKDAQQFIESDTRKWKELATKAKLDIN; via the coding sequence ATGTCTTCGTCCATCTTCCTTCGCCGCACGCTCCTGGCCGCCGCCGTTGCACTGACCCTGCCCGCCACCGTGTGGGCTGCCGGCGACGCCACGGCTTGGCCCAACGCCAAGCCCATCACCTGGATCGTCGGCTTCCCGCCCGGCGGCACCGTCGACGTGCTCACGCGCGTCGCCGCGCGCAAGCTCGGCGAGAAGACCGGGCAGTCGGTGGTGGTGGAGAACCGGCCCGGCGCGTCGGGCGCCATCGCGCTGCAGGCCGCGGCCAAGGCCGCACCGGACGGCTACACGCTCATCACCGTGCCCGGCCCGGTGCTGTACGCGACGCAGCCGCCCGAGGTGGGCAAGGAACTGGTGGCGGTCGCTACGCTGGCGCAGGGGCCGATGGTGCTGGTGAGCGGCATGCCGAATGCGCCGGCGCAGATGTCGGAGCTCATTCAAGCGATGAAGAAGAACCCGGCCGCGTGGAGCTATGCGACGTCCGGCAACGGCACGTCGCAGCACCTGGCCGGCGAACTCTTCAACGTGAGCGCGGGCACGGCCATGACGCACGTGCCGTACAAGGGCGGCGGCCAGGCCGTGGTCGACGTGGTGGGCGCGCAGATTCCGCTCGGCATGCTGGGCGTGACGCCGGTGCTGCAGCAGATCAAGTCCGGCAAGCTCAAGGCCTACGCCGTCACCACCGGCTACCGGATCGAGAGCCTGCCCGACGTGCCGACCATGAAGGAGGCCGGGCTGAAGGACTACGACGCCGCGCAGTGGTACGTGGTCGCAGCACCGAAGGGCATGCAGGCGGCGCAGGTGCAGCAACTCAACACGTGGATCAACGAGGTCGCCGCATCGGCCGAGCTTCGGCCGGCGCTCGTGGCCAGCGGCTCCATCGCGGGTAAGGGCAGCGCGAAGGACGCACAGCAGTTCATCGAGTCCGACACCCGCAAGTGGAAGGAACTCGCGACCAAGGCGAAGCTCGACATCAACTGA
- a CDS encoding arylsulfatase, whose amino-acid sequence MNPPNIVLIVADNLGWGELGCYGGGALRGAPTPRIDALARQGLLLQNFNVESDCVPTRSALMSGRHPIRTGCLQSVPPGLPQGLTRWERTLAELLSAQGYATAHFGKWHLGDIEGRYPSDRGFDEWYGIPRTTDESQFTSTVGFDPSVADIPHIMRGRRGEPSEIVKVYDLDSRRGIDAELVEHAQAFMQRHHAARKPFFLYLPLVHLHFPTLPHPDFAGHTGAGDFADSMVEMDHRVGQIVDEVERLGIANDTLFIFCSDNGPEFRAPYRGTAGPWRGTYHTAMEGSLRVPFIARWPGRIAPGRTSNELVHVTDLFTTLAAVAGAPLPADRPIDGVDQRAFLFGEQEKSAREGFLFYIKNDLRAVKWRDWKLHFYWEPEVNEGKGKLESPYLFNLTRDPKEETDVLVFNTWVLGPVLRMVQAFNKSCQQFPNTPPGQPD is encoded by the coding sequence GTGAATCCACCCAACATCGTCCTCATCGTCGCCGACAACCTCGGCTGGGGCGAGCTCGGCTGCTACGGCGGCGGCGCCCTGCGCGGCGCCCCCACGCCGCGCATCGACGCACTGGCACGCCAAGGGCTGCTGCTGCAGAACTTCAACGTCGAGAGCGACTGCGTGCCGACCCGCTCCGCCCTGATGAGCGGGCGGCATCCCATCCGCACCGGTTGCCTGCAGTCGGTGCCGCCGGGCCTGCCGCAGGGACTCACGCGTTGGGAGCGGACGCTGGCCGAACTGCTGTCGGCGCAGGGCTATGCCACGGCGCACTTCGGCAAGTGGCACCTCGGCGATATCGAGGGCCGCTACCCGTCGGACCGCGGCTTCGACGAGTGGTACGGCATCCCGCGCACCACCGACGAAAGCCAGTTCACTTCGACGGTCGGCTTCGACCCGTCGGTGGCCGACATCCCGCACATCATGCGTGGCCGGCGCGGCGAGCCGTCGGAGATCGTGAAGGTCTACGACCTCGACAGCCGCCGCGGCATCGACGCCGAGCTGGTCGAGCACGCGCAGGCCTTCATGCAGCGCCACCATGCGGCGCGCAAGCCCTTCTTCCTGTACCTGCCGCTGGTACACCTGCACTTTCCGACGCTGCCGCATCCGGACTTCGCGGGGCACACCGGCGCGGGCGACTTCGCGGATTCGATGGTCGAGATGGACCACCGCGTCGGCCAGATCGTCGACGAGGTCGAGCGCCTCGGCATCGCGAACGACACGCTCTTCATCTTCTGCAGCGACAACGGCCCGGAGTTCCGCGCGCCGTACCGCGGCACCGCCGGCCCATGGCGCGGCACGTACCACACGGCGATGGAAGGCAGCCTGCGCGTGCCCTTCATCGCGCGCTGGCCGGGCAGGATCGCGCCGGGCCGCACCAGCAACGAACTGGTGCACGTGACCGACCTCTTCACCACGCTGGCGGCCGTGGCCGGTGCACCGCTGCCGGCCGACCGCCCCATCGATGGCGTGGATCAGCGTGCCTTCCTGTTCGGCGAACAGGAGAAGTCGGCGCGCGAAGGCTTCTTGTTCTACATCAAGAACGACCTGCGCGCGGTGAAGTGGCGCGACTGGAAGCTGCACTTCTACTGGGAGCCCGAGGTGAACGAGGGCAAGGGCAAGCTCGAGTCGCCCTACCTCTTCAACCTCACGCGCGACCCCAAGGAAGAGACCGACGTGCTGGTCTTCAACACCTGGGTGCTCGGCCCCGTGCTGCGCATGGTGCAGGCCTTCAACAAGAGCTGCCAGCAGTTTCCGAACACGCCGCCGGGCCAGCCCGACTGA
- a CDS encoding LysR family transcriptional regulator: MSFSPADIAYFLEVARQGHVGRAAEAVGVTQPAVSKAIRRLEDAVGVALFERGAHGARLTAEGQLFLESARRFDTEHLELMRSASELRAQHAGLLRVGLTNAASDGPAVRVLSDMVRHRPGLRLTMVIGKSDALNEAVEKAELDVAVVPSYPGISFGCDQLALSEDTVRVAARADHPLARRAALTLSDLTDCAWAMPSRQSAARRLVMQIFEQAGAPEPRVTLEADYMSEAAMGLIASTDLVGLVPASVLRAWRGRVEALPLPMLELRRTLVLLTRPRATWSPLMTAFRDLLLADRLPAAAPAAR, translated from the coding sequence ATGAGCTTCTCCCCGGCCGACATCGCCTATTTCCTCGAAGTGGCCCGCCAGGGCCACGTCGGCCGTGCGGCCGAGGCCGTCGGCGTGACGCAGCCCGCGGTGTCGAAGGCGATCCGGCGGCTGGAGGATGCCGTCGGTGTCGCGCTGTTCGAGCGCGGCGCGCACGGCGCTCGCCTCACCGCCGAGGGCCAGCTCTTCCTCGAATCGGCGCGGCGCTTCGACACCGAGCACCTCGAGTTGATGCGGTCTGCGTCCGAACTGCGGGCGCAGCATGCGGGCCTGCTGCGCGTCGGCCTGACCAACGCGGCGAGCGACGGCCCCGCGGTGCGCGTGCTGTCGGACATGGTGCGCCACCGGCCGGGCCTGCGCCTGACGATGGTCATCGGCAAGTCCGATGCGCTCAACGAGGCGGTGGAAAAGGCCGAACTCGACGTGGCTGTCGTGCCGTCCTACCCCGGCATCTCGTTCGGTTGCGACCAGCTGGCGCTGAGCGAGGACACGGTTCGCGTGGCTGCGCGCGCCGACCACCCGCTGGCGCGACGGGCCGCGCTGACGCTGTCGGATCTGACCGATTGCGCCTGGGCCATGCCGAGCCGCCAGAGCGCTGCGCGCCGCCTGGTGATGCAGATCTTCGAGCAGGCCGGTGCCCCGGAACCGCGCGTCACGCTGGAGGCCGACTACATGTCGGAGGCCGCCATGGGCCTGATCGCCAGCACCGACCTGGTGGGCCTGGTGCCGGCCTCGGTCCTGCGCGCCTGGCGTGGCCGCGTCGAAGCGCTGCCCTTGCCGATGCTCGAATTGCGGCGCACGCTGGTGCTGCTCACGCGGCCACGGGCCACGTGGTCGCCGCTGATGACGGCCTTTCGCGATCTGCTGCTGGCAGACCGCCTGCCGGCCGCTGCACCCGCCGCACGCTGA
- a CDS encoding extracellular catalytic domain type 1 short-chain-length polyhydroxyalkanoate depolymerase has product MVRRSTTSALTRAYARNLRALTKVTLGAGQRVAAQLQQAAATQHKPPPGPGDWLSGMAVGPAGARRYHLYKPPGLALAPGEKLPLLVMLHGCGQTGRDLAASSRMNRLATRERFLVLYPEQDRMVNPHGCWNWYDTRTGKARAEAATLMAAVDQVCLFHPVDRDRIAVAGLSAGASMAVLMATHFPGRFKAVAMHSGVAPGAAQSSATALGAMRGRRAPVVPVTAVGKALGAAAVGASLPPLLVLHGDADTVVTAGNATDTAAVWATATGARPGVPRTLQRGQRRPMRITDYTRDGRTRVRLCEVAGLGHAWSGGTLRQAFSDPAGPDASKLIWAFVSKQFQDA; this is encoded by the coding sequence ATGGTCCGCCGCTCCACCACCTCCGCGCTGACGCGTGCCTACGCGCGCAACCTGCGGGCGCTCACCAAGGTCACGCTCGGCGCGGGCCAGCGCGTCGCGGCGCAACTGCAGCAGGCGGCGGCGACGCAGCACAAGCCGCCACCGGGCCCGGGCGACTGGCTCTCCGGCATGGCGGTCGGCCCGGCCGGCGCGCGGCGCTATCACCTCTACAAGCCGCCCGGCCTGGCCCTCGCGCCGGGCGAGAAGCTGCCGCTGCTGGTGATGCTGCACGGCTGCGGCCAGACCGGCCGCGACCTCGCCGCCAGCAGCCGCATGAATCGTCTGGCCACGCGCGAGCGCTTCCTCGTGCTCTACCCCGAGCAGGACCGCATGGTGAACCCGCACGGTTGCTGGAACTGGTACGACACCCGCACCGGCAAGGCCCGCGCCGAGGCCGCCACGCTGATGGCCGCGGTCGACCAGGTCTGCCTGTTCCACCCGGTGGATCGCGATCGCATCGCCGTCGCCGGGCTCTCGGCCGGCGCCAGCATGGCGGTGCTGATGGCCACGCACTTCCCCGGGCGCTTCAAGGCGGTGGCGATGCACTCGGGCGTGGCACCGGGCGCCGCGCAATCGTCGGCCACGGCCCTGGGTGCGATGCGCGGCAGACGCGCACCCGTGGTGCCGGTCACGGCCGTCGGCAAGGCACTGGGTGCCGCCGCGGTGGGCGCGAGCCTTCCGCCGCTGCTGGTGCTGCACGGCGATGCCGACACCGTCGTCACGGCGGGCAACGCCACCGACACCGCCGCGGTGTGGGCGACCGCCACCGGCGCACGGCCGGGCGTGCCGCGCACGCTGCAGCGCGGCCAGCGCCGGCCGATGCGCATCACCGACTACACGCGCGACGGCCGCACCCGGGTGCGGCTGTGCGAGGTGGCGGGGCTGGGGCACGCCTGGAGCGGCGGCACCCTGCGGCAGGCCTTCAGCGACCCGGCGGGCCCCGATGCCTCGAAGCTGATCTGGGCCTTCGTGTCGAAGCAGTTCCAGGACGCATGA
- the ppk2 gene encoding polyphosphate kinase 2 — protein sequence MTLPNAHPDHDELMRRIARDLVDSYDEELELEIEDRNVDDEGAPVGVDKAARAAYFRELFRLQGELVKLQDWVQHSKQKVVILFEGRDAAGKGGVIKRITQRLNPRVARVAALPAPNDRERTQWYFQRYISHLPAAGEMVLFDRSWYNRAGVERVMGFCSDDEYEEFFRSVPEFEKMLVRSGIKLIKYWFSITDDEQHLRFLGRIHDPLKQWKLSPMDLESRRRWEEYTKAKEIMLERTHIPEAPWWVVQAVDKKKARLNCIAHLLEQLPYHEVAHPAVELPARVRNPDYLRQPVPAEMYVPERY from the coding sequence ATGACGCTGCCGAACGCCCACCCCGACCACGACGAACTCATGCGGCGCATTGCGCGCGACCTGGTCGACAGCTACGACGAAGAGCTCGAGCTGGAGATCGAGGACCGCAATGTCGACGACGAAGGCGCGCCGGTCGGTGTCGACAAGGCCGCCCGCGCCGCCTATTTCCGTGAGCTGTTCCGCCTGCAGGGCGAACTGGTCAAGCTGCAGGACTGGGTGCAGCACAGCAAGCAGAAGGTCGTGATCCTGTTCGAAGGCCGCGACGCGGCGGGCAAGGGCGGCGTCATCAAGCGCATCACCCAGCGGCTGAATCCGCGCGTGGCCCGCGTCGCCGCGTTGCCGGCACCGAACGACCGCGAGCGCACCCAGTGGTACTTCCAGCGCTACATCTCGCACCTGCCCGCCGCAGGCGAAATGGTGCTGTTCGACCGCAGCTGGTACAACCGCGCCGGGGTCGAGCGCGTGATGGGCTTCTGCTCCGACGACGAGTACGAGGAGTTCTTCCGCAGCGTGCCGGAGTTCGAGAAGATGCTGGTGCGCTCGGGCATCAAGCTCATCAAGTACTGGTTCTCCATCACCGACGACGAGCAGCACCTGCGCTTCCTCGGCCGCATCCACGACCCGCTCAAGCAGTGGAAGCTCAGCCCGATGGACCTGGAAAGCCGCCGCCGCTGGGAGGAATACACCAAGGCCAAGGAAATCATGCTCGAGCGCACGCACATTCCCGAGGCGCCGTGGTGGGTGGTGCAGGCGGTCGACAAGAAGAAGGCGCGCCTGAACTGCATCGCGCATCTGCTCGAGCAGCTGCCCTACCACGAGGTGGCGCACCCTGCGGTGGAACTGCCGGCGCGGGTGCGCAACCCCGACTACCTGCGCCAGCCGGTCCCGGCGGAGATGTACGTCCCCGAGCGCTACTGA